One region of Flavobacterium pisciphilum genomic DNA includes:
- the purT gene encoding formate-dependent phosphoribosylglycinamide formyltransferase has product MKILLLGSGELGKEFTIAAQRIGQTIIAVDNYENAPAMQVAHGFEVINMLDGEALDRIVAKHKPDFIVPEIEAIRTERFYDYEKQGITVVPSAKAANFTMNRKAIRDLAAKELGLKTAKYQYATSAEELQKAVQEVGMPCVVKPLMSSSGKGQSTIKNQEDILKAWEYAVAGSRGDVIEVIAEAFVNFHSEITLLTITQNNNPTLFCAPIGHRQERGDYQESWQPARVSDKDLYEAQDMAEKITEALGGAGLFGVEFFLTDEGVYFSELSPRPHDTGMVTLAGTQNFNEFELHLRTILSLPIFEITLEKAGASAVILASKESNNPTYTGIEKVAALPKTDFRIFGKPTSRPYRRMGVVLSHDILETPIEEVIERAKKTAQLITVNS; this is encoded by the coding sequence ATGAAAATACTACTTCTAGGTTCAGGCGAATTAGGTAAAGAATTTACCATTGCCGCACAACGAATTGGTCAAACCATAATTGCTGTTGATAATTACGAGAATGCTCCAGCAATGCAAGTTGCTCATGGCTTTGAGGTCATTAATATGCTCGATGGCGAAGCACTTGATCGCATTGTAGCCAAGCACAAGCCCGATTTTATAGTTCCTGAAATAGAAGCCATTCGTACTGAACGCTTTTACGATTATGAGAAACAAGGCATTACAGTTGTTCCGTCTGCAAAAGCAGCAAATTTCACCATGAATCGTAAAGCAATCCGTGATTTAGCCGCTAAAGAACTCGGACTTAAAACTGCCAAATACCAATATGCAACCTCAGCCGAGGAATTACAAAAGGCTGTTCAGGAAGTAGGCATGCCATGTGTAGTAAAACCTTTAATGAGTTCATCAGGAAAAGGACAATCAACCATAAAAAATCAAGAGGACATTTTAAAAGCATGGGAATATGCTGTTGCTGGTTCTCGTGGAGACGTTATTGAAGTAATCGCAGAAGCCTTTGTAAATTTCCATTCTGAAATTACCCTACTAACAATTACTCAAAATAACAATCCAACACTTTTTTGTGCACCAATTGGTCACCGACAAGAACGTGGTGATTATCAAGAAAGCTGGCAACCAGCTAGGGTATCCGACAAAGATTTGTACGAAGCCCAAGATATGGCCGAGAAAATTACTGAAGCTTTAGGTGGAGCAGGACTTTTTGGAGTAGAGTTTTTCCTGACTGACGAAGGTGTTTATTTCTCTGAGCTTTCCCCTCGCCCGCATGATACTGGAATGGTAACCTTAGCAGGAACACAAAACTTCAATGAATTTGAATTGCATTTAAGAACTATCCTGAGTTTGCCTATTTTCGAAATTACATTAGAAAAAGCAGGAGCTAGTGCTGTAATTTTGGCTTCAAAAGAATCAAACAATCCTACTTATACTGGAATAGAAAAAGTAGCTGCATTACCTAAAACAGACTTCCGTATCTTTGGAAAACCAACTTCAAGACCTTATCGCCGTATGGGAGTTGTTTTATCACACGATATCTTAGAAACTCCGATTGAAGAAGTCATAGAAAGAGCAAAAAAAACCGCACAATTAATAACCGTAAATTCATAA
- a CDS encoding peptidase U32 family protein, giving the protein MKKKIEILAPAKDLIQGMAAINSGADAVYIGAPLYGARSNATNSIEDVAALVKYAHLFNAQVFVVINTILYDNELETCRLMIWDLYKIGVDALIIQDMAIMEMDLPPIVLHASTQANNRDADKIKFLKDAGIKRVVLARELNLHQIKDIYDKADVELEFFVTGALCVSFSGNCYMSVANGERSANRGSCAQNCRLPYNLIDGNGETLIKNSHLLSIKDFDVSDQIPNLVEAGIVSFKIEGRLKDIVYVKNNVSYLRQKLDTFLEGSDKYTKASSGKCTYTFDSALDKSFNRGYTDYFVNERHSSIGSWESPKSKGQYIGKLIKTVGNAYEIENGELLNNGDGLCFINENNEAEGIYVNKSENGLAYPNVLKEIKDGTFIYRNNDAAFIKIVEREDSAIRKISTTLLLTENENGFELIATDEDGNVSIVNLVHPKEQTKNNESIAENFKTNLAKTGFTPYSADEITVMFSQNWFLPISKVNEMRRTVYEQLSEIRLANYKREEHQMVKTSHPYPETKLDFMYNVSNKTARKFYERHGVTEIEKAFELQWDPGKSRVMTTKYCIKYELKKCPIHQKDIVGVKVKEPLVLKQGELEYKLKFNCKPCEMEIWEKDAEFEIEEDHFH; this is encoded by the coding sequence ATGAAGAAGAAGATCGAAATATTAGCTCCAGCTAAAGATTTAATCCAAGGAATGGCTGCCATAAATAGCGGCGCCGATGCCGTTTATATTGGTGCTCCATTATACGGAGCACGTTCTAATGCTACAAACTCAATTGAAGATGTTGCCGCATTGGTAAAATACGCACACTTATTTAACGCTCAGGTTTTTGTAGTTATCAATACCATTTTATACGACAACGAACTAGAAACGTGTCGTTTAATGATTTGGGATTTATACAAAATTGGTGTTGATGCATTGATTATTCAAGATATGGCGATTATGGAAATGGACTTACCTCCTATCGTACTTCACGCAAGTACACAAGCCAATAATCGTGATGCTGATAAAATAAAATTCTTAAAAGATGCCGGAATAAAACGTGTGGTTTTAGCACGCGAATTAAACTTGCATCAAATAAAAGACATCTACGACAAAGCTGATGTTGAATTAGAATTTTTCGTTACTGGTGCATTATGTGTATCATTCAGTGGAAACTGTTATATGAGTGTGGCTAATGGAGAACGAAGTGCAAACCGTGGTTCTTGTGCTCAAAACTGTCGTTTACCTTATAACTTAATCGACGGAAACGGAGAAACATTAATCAAAAACAGTCACTTACTTTCTATTAAAGATTTTGATGTTTCAGACCAAATTCCAAATCTGGTTGAAGCAGGAATTGTTTCTTTCAAAATCGAAGGCCGACTAAAAGATATCGTTTATGTAAAAAATAACGTTTCGTACTTACGCCAAAAATTAGACACTTTCCTAGAAGGAAGTGATAAATACACTAAAGCTTCTTCTGGAAAATGCACCTATACTTTTGATTCTGCTCTAGACAAAAGTTTTAACCGCGGTTACACTGACTATTTTGTAAACGAAAGACATAGTTCAATCGGTTCTTGGGAAAGTCCAAAATCAAAAGGACAATATATTGGTAAATTAATTAAAACCGTTGGAAACGCTTACGAAATTGAGAACGGCGAATTATTAAATAATGGTGACGGACTTTGTTTTATCAATGAAAATAATGAAGCAGAGGGAATTTACGTTAACAAATCAGAAAATGGTTTGGCTTATCCTAACGTTTTAAAAGAAATTAAAGACGGTACTTTTATTTACCGTAATAACGATGCTGCTTTCATCAAAATTGTAGAAAGAGAAGACAGTGCGATTCGTAAAATCAGCACTACTTTATTGCTTACAGAAAATGAAAATGGTTTCGAATTAATCGCTACTGACGAAGATGGAAATGTAAGTATTGTGAATTTAGTTCACCCTAAAGAGCAAACCAAAAACAACGAATCTATCGCAGAAAACTTTAAAACCAATTTAGCAAAAACAGGTTTTACACCTTATAGTGCTGATGAAATTACTGTAATGTTCTCTCAAAACTGGTTCCTTCCTATTTCAAAAGTCAACGAAATGAGAAGAACGGTTTACGAACAATTATCAGAAATTCGTTTAGCCAATTACAAACGTGAAGAACACCAAATGGTAAAAACTTCACATCCTTACCCAGAAACTAAATTGGACTTTATGTACAACGTTTCAAACAAAACGGCTCGTAAGTTTTACGAACGTCATGGCGTAACCGAAATCGAAAAAGCATTTGAGTTACAATGGGATCCAGGAAAATCTCGTGTAATGACTACCAAATATTGCATCAAATACGAATTAAAAAAATGCCCAATACACCAAAAAGATATTGTAGGTGTAAAAGTCAAAGAACCATTGGTATTAAAACAAGGCGAACTAGAATACAAACTAAAATTCAACTGTAAACCTTGTGAAATGGAAATTTGGGAAAAAGATGCCGAATTTGAAATTGAAGAAGATCATTTTCATTAA